From the genome of Mycobacterium kansasii ATCC 12478:
TTGGCCCGGGTGGGATCGGCGGTTGATGCTGCGGATGCGGCCGTGGCGAGGGCGACCACGACGGTGGCGCCAGCTGCTGCCGACGAGGTGTCGGTGGCCGTGGCCGCGTTGTTTGCCAGCCACGGGCAGGCTTACCAGGTGCTCAGCGTCCGGGCTGCGGCCTTTGAACAGCAATTTGTGCGGGCGCTGGTGGCCGCAGCAAACGCATATGGCGGTGCCGAAGCGGTCAATGTGCAGCAGCTGGTGCTCGATGCGATCAACGCCCCGGCGCGCGCGTTGGTGGGGCGTCCGCTCATTGGTGATGGGACGCCGGGCGCGCCGGGTCAACCCGGTGGGCCCGGGGGCTTGCTATACGGCAACGGCGGCAATGGGGGTGCCAGCACGACCGCGGGCGTCGCCGGTGGTGCTGGTGGAGCCGCGGGATTGATCGGCAATGGAGGCGCTGGGGGTGCCGGTGGGGCCGGTGCAGCCGGTGGCGCCGGCGGTGCGGGAGGCTGGCTGTACGGCAATGGCGGTGTCGGTGGGTCCGGCGGGGCCGCGGCCGTAGCGGGGGGCATGGGTGGCAGCGGCGGGGCCGGCGGTGATGCCGGGTTGTTCGGCGTCGGCGGAGCCGGCGGGCGTGGCGGAGCCGGGGCACTCGGCGCAGACGGGGTCAATCCCGGCCTCGCCACACCAATCACGCCGGCGGCTCACGGCACCGACGCCGGCGCCCATGCCGGAGGTGGGCCCGGCTCCGACGGCACGGTCAGCGGGCAAGCTGGCGGCGGCGGCGGCAGCGGCGGCACCGACAGCACCGCGCCCGGCGCTAACGGTGGCGGTGGTGGTGGTGCTGGTGGGGCGGGCGGCCCCGGGGCGCCCGGCGGCAGCGGCGGCGCCGGCGGCACCGGCGACTCCGGCTCCGGCGCTGGTGGTGGAGGAGGAGGCGGCGGGGGAATCGGCAGCAGCGGCGGTAGCGGCGGTTCGGCCGTCTCCGGTGGCCCCGGTGGCGGTGTCGACGGTGGTGCCGGCGGCCCGCGCGGTTCCGGCGGCAACGGCGGCGGCGTCGGCGGCGGTGCTGGCGGGCTCGGACAATCCTCCAGCGCGGGTGGTGGTGGCGGCGGTGGCGTCGGTGGTGCTGGTGGTGCCGGCGCGCCCGGCGGTCACGGCGGCAATGGCGGCAACGGCGACGGCGGCGGCGGTGGCGGCGGCGGTGCTGGCGGCGTAGGCGGTATCGGCGCGCCGGGTGGCCACGGCGGAAACGGCGGAAACGGCACTGTTGGCGGTACTGGAGGCGGCGGTGGTGCTGGCGGCATCGGTGGTGCCGGAGTGGCCGGCCATGGCGGTGGCGGCGGCGGGCACGGTGGCGCCGGCGGTCGGGGTGGCCTCTTGTTCGGTGTCGGCGGTGACGGCGGCGCCGGCGGCGGCGGCGCCAACGGCGGCAACGGTGCGCATGGCGCCGTCGGCGGTGGCGGCGGCAACGGCGGATCCGGGGTTTCCGGCGGCGCCGGCGGTGACGGCGGGGCAGGCGGCGACGGCGGCGACGGCGGTGGCGGCGGCAATGGCGGCGCCGGCGGATCCGCTGGCGCGGGCGGACTGTTCGGCCGTTCAGGCAGCCCCGGCACCGGCGGCACCGGCGGCGCAGGCGGCGCAGGCGGCGCAGGCGGCGCAGGCGGCGCCGGCGGAACAGGCGGCGCGAGCGGGGCAGGCGGACCGGCTGTGCCGGGCGATGCGGGCGCACCCGGACACAGCGGCGACCCGGGCGCTGCCGGGCTCAGCGGGGCCTCCGGCTAGCCCGGTCGCCCGCGCCAAGCGCAGTCGGCGGACCTTTTTCCGCCGTATGGCAGTGCAACCCGGCGCAATCGCAGAAGGGACTTTCGTGCTGTCCGCGCCGAGCGCGAGGCGGGGATCAGCGCAAACAGAATGGGGCCGGTGTCTAAAACCTAGGATGCCGGCCGACTAATGTCGCACGCGGACCGTCTTTCCCACCTTTGCGCACGGTTCCCAAAACCCAGCAGTTCAGGTGCCGGGCCGTCAGTATGGCCAACGCCCGGTCGGTGTCTTCGGGACCCACGACGGCGATCATCCCGACGCCCATGTTGAACGTCTTTTCCATCTCTTGCCGTACTACCCGGCCACGCTGGGCGATCATGGCGAACACCGGTGCGGGTGTCCATGTGCCTCGGTCTACTTCAGCGACCAGACCGTGTGGAATGACCCGTTCCAGGTTGCCGGCCAGCCCGCCGCCGGTGACGTGGCAGAACGTGCGGACGTGCGTTTCGGCGGCGAGCGCCAGACAGTCCTTGGCGTAGATCAGGGTGGGCTCCAGCAATTCTTCGCCCAGAGTCCGACCGAACTCCTCCACGTAACCGGCCAGGCTCATCCGGTCTATCTCCAGCAGGACCGCGCGGGCCAGCGAGTATCCGTTGGAATGCAGACCCGACGACCCCATCGCGATGATCACGTCGCCAGGTTTCACACGCTCGGGACCCAGCACATCGTCGGCCTCCACCACGCCGACGCCGGTGGCCGAGATGTCGTAGTGGTCGGGTTCCATCAAGCCGGGATGTTCAGCGGTCTCGCCACCCAGCAGTGCGCAACCAGCACGCACGCAGCCCTCCGCGATACCGCTGACGATCGCGCTCACCCGTTCCGGCACCGTGCGACCGACCGCGATGTAGTCCTGTAGAAAAAGCGGTTCGGCACCGCAGACCACCAGGTCGTCGACCACCATCGCGACCAGGTCGAGGCCGACGGTGTCGTGTTTGTCCATTGCCTGAGCAACCGCCAGCTTGGTGCCGACCCCGTCGGTGGAGGCGGCCAGCACCGGTTCGCGGTAGCCGCCGCGCAGCGCGAACAACCCGGCAAAACCGCCCAGACCGCCGCGCACCTCGGGTCTGGTGGCTTTGGTTGCCAGCGGCTTGAACAACTCGACGGCGCGGTCACCGGCGTCTATGTCCACCCCCGCCGAGACATAGGTGATGCCCTGGATACTCGGGCCTCTGAGGGAGCTTTCTGGACTTTGTGGCGGTTCCGTCATCGCGATAAAGGCTACCGGGCCGCACCCATCACCGGTATCGGCGACCGGCGCTCTCAGGCCGATCGCCTATCGGAATCAACTACCGGGGTTGGCTTGGTCAGCGACCGACCGGTACTTCGTCGCCGGCGAGGCCACCCAACCCGGCTCCACGGGCCGCGTTGGCGAGCATCTGCTCGATGACGTTCTTACCCAGCGCACTCTCGCTGGGCAGTTCGATGGGGTAGACGCCGTCGAAACAGGCGGTGCACAGCCGGGAGGCGGGTTGCTCGGTCGCCGCGATCAGTCCGCGCAGCGAAATGTATCCGAGCGTGTCGGCGTTGATGGCATGCCGGACCGCTTCGAGCATTTCGGCTTCGGCCTCAACGGCGTTGGCGATCAGCTCGGCCGGCGACGGGAAGTCGATTCCGTAGAAGCAGGGCCACTTCACCGGCGGCGAGGCGATCCGCACGTGCACTTCCACCGCGCCGGCCTCGCGCAGCATGCGCACCAGCGCGCGCTGGGTGTTGCCCCGCACGATCGAGTCGTCGACGACGATGAGCCGCTTGCCGCGGATCACCTCTTTGAGCGGGTTGAGCTTCAACCGGATGCCCAGCTGCCGGATGGTCTGCGAGGGCTGGATGAAGGTGCGCCCGACGTAGGCGTTCTTCATCAAGCCCTGCCCGTACGGGATACCGGATTCCTGGGCGTATCCCACCGCGGCGGGTGTGCCCGATTCCGGCACCCCGATGACCAGGTCCGCGTCGACCGGGCATTCGCGGGCCAGCCGACGACCGATCTCCAGTCGGGTGGCGTGCACCGACCGGCCGGCCAGCGTGCTGTCCGGACGAGCCAGGTAGACGTATTCGAAGATGCAGCCCTTGGGCGTGGGGTTGGCGAAGCGAGTGGACCGGACGCCGTCGGCATCGATCGCCAGCAATTCGCCCGGTTCGATGTCGCGCACAAAGGATGCGCCGACGATGTCGAGCGCAGCGGTTTCCGAGGCCACCACCCAGCCACGATCCAGCCGCCCGAGCGACAGCGGCCGCACACCGTGCGGGTCTCGGCAGGCATACAGCGTGTTCTCGTCCATGAACGTCAGACAGAACGCGCCGCGCACGGTCGGCAGCAGTTCGAGCGCCGCCTGTTCCAGGGTGGAATCGGCGGAGCCGTGGGCCAGCAACGCGCCCAGGATGTCGGAGTCGGTTGTCGCCGGCGCGGGGCAGCAGCGGCCACCGATCAATCCGGCTTCGCGGGCGCGGGCGGCAAGGGCGGCGGTATTGACCAGGTTCCCGTTGTGTCCCAGGGCGACCCCGGTGCCGGCAGCGGTATTACGGAACACCGGTTGGGCGTTCTCCCAGGTCGTGTCGCCCGTGGTGGAGTAGCGGCAGTGCCCGATGGCCACGTGGCCCTGCATGGCCGCCAGAGTCTGCTCGTCGAATACCTGGCTGACCAGGCCGAGATCCTTGAAGACCAGCACTTGGGAGCCGTCGGCTACCGCGATCCCGGCGGCTTCCTGGCCGCGATGCTGCAACGCGTACAGGCCGTAATAGGTCAGTTTGGCGACGTCTTCCCCCGGGGCCCAAACCCCGAATACACCACACTCTTCACGGGGCGAGTTCAGGTCTTGCTCGGGCTGCTGGACGGTCACGGTTAGGCGACTCCCTGGGGCACGAATGGTGACGTATAGGGAGTCTACGGGTAATCCGGGCGTGTCGCCGAATCGACGGGGCGTGTCCGGGGACCGCGAGTCTTGCCCGTACGCCGGCGCAGCGGCGGGATGCCGCCGATATTCAGCTCGACAGGTTCACCAGCGGCAGCCACGACGCGATCTCACGCGCCCGCGAACCCGACACGATCAGCTCTCCGCTGGCCGCTGCGTCCTCGACGGTCAATAGTCCGGTGACCAGCAGCAGCCAGGTGCGCGGAGCCGTTTCCACGACATTGGGCGGTGTGCCGCGGGTGTGCTTAGGCCCGGAAACACATTGCACCGCCGCGAAAGGCGGGATCCGGACCTCGACGCTGGAGCCGGGAGCCAGCGCGGACAGGGTGCGCGCGGTGAGCCGAACCGCGGTCCCCAGCGCGTCCCGGTCGGGCGCCGGGTGCGTCTCGTCGTGCAGCCAGTCCGCGACGGCCAACACAGCCTGCCGAGTCTTAGCCGGATCGGCTTTACCGCGGGTGGCCATGCTCTAGGGTCTCAGAATCATGGATCCGCGAACGCGGCCACCGTACAAGATCATCGGTCTGCTGGGGCTGATGGTGTTGGCGCTCGTCGGCACCGGGCTCTACGCCCAGTTTCGCGGGGCTTTCATCCCGAAGACCAAGTTGACGATGCTTGCTCCGCGCGCGGGTCTGGTGACCGACCCGGGCGCCAAGGTCACCTACAACGGTGTGCAGATCGGGCGGGTGGCCAGCATTTCGGAGGTCACGCGAGACGGCGTTCCGGCGGCCAAGCTGGTACTGGACGTCGATCCGAAGTACATCGACTCGATTCCGGCCAATGTGGGCGGCGAGATCAAGGCGACGACGGTCTTCGGCAACAAGTACGTGTCGCTGACGTCACCGAAAATCGCTGATCCACAACACATCAACCCGTCCATGGTGATCGACGCGACGGCGGTGACGACGGAATTCAACACGCTGTTCCAGACGCTGACGGCGATTGCCGAAAAGGTCGATCCGGTCAAGCTCAACCTGACGCTGGGCGCGGCCGCTCAGGCCCTGAGCGGCCTCGGGGACAAGTTCGGCGCCGCACTGGTCAACGGCAGCGCCATCCTCGACGACGTGAACCCGCGGCTACCGATGGTTCGGGCCGACATACAGGGACTGGCGGCCTTGGGCGACGTCTACGCCGATGCGGCGCCGGACTTGTGGACTGCGCTGGACCAGGCGGTGACTACCGCGCGAACCACGAACCACGGGCAGGCCGGCCTTGATGCCGCATTGCTGGCGGCGGTTGGGTTGGGCAACAACGGTTCTGACGTGTTCGGTCGCGGCGGGCCATATCTGGCCCGGGGGGCCGCCGATCTGGTTATCCCCAGCCAGCTGCTCGACGAGTACAGCCCCGAAATCTTCTGTACCATCCGCAACTACAACGAAGTCGGGCCCAAAATCCGCGCTGCACTCGGCTTCACCGGCTACTCGCTGGGGGCCGCTTCCGGCAGCATTACCGGCGCACCCAGCCCCTACATCTATCCGGAGAACCTGCCGCGGGTCAAC
Proteins encoded in this window:
- a CDS encoding PE family protein: MSFVVAQPVWMVEAAAVLARVGSAVDAADAAVARATTTVAPAAADEVSVAVAALFASHGQAYQVLSVRAAAFEQQFVRALVAAANAYGGAEAVNVQQLVLDAINAPARALVGRPLIGDGTPGAPGQPGGPGGLLYGNGGNGGASTTAGVAGGAGGAAGLIGNGGAGGAGGAGAAGGAGGAGGWLYGNGGVGGSGGAAAVAGGMGGSGGAGGDAGLFGVGGAGGRGGAGALGADGVNPGLATPITPAAHGTDAGAHAGGGPGSDGTVSGQAGGGGGSGGTDSTAPGANGGGGGGAGGAGGPGAPGGSGGAGGTGDSGSGAGGGGGGGGGIGSSGGSGGSAVSGGPGGGVDGGAGGPRGSGGNGGGVGGGAGGLGQSSSAGGGGGGGVGGAGGAGAPGGHGGNGGNGDGGGGGGGGAGGVGGIGAPGGHGGNGGNGTVGGTGGGGGAGGIGGAGVAGHGGGGGGHGGAGGRGGLLFGVGGDGGAGGGGANGGNGAHGAVGGGGGNGGSGVSGGAGGDGGAGGDGGDGGGGGNGGAGGSAGAGGLFGRSGSPGTGGTGGAGGAGGAGGAGGAGGTGGASGAGGPAVPGDAGAPGHSGDPGAAGLSGASG
- the purM gene encoding phosphoribosylformylglycinamidine cyclo-ligase, with the translated sequence MTEPPQSPESSLRGPSIQGITYVSAGVDIDAGDRAVELFKPLATKATRPEVRGGLGGFAGLFALRGGYREPVLAASTDGVGTKLAVAQAMDKHDTVGLDLVAMVVDDLVVCGAEPLFLQDYIAVGRTVPERVSAIVSGIAEGCVRAGCALLGGETAEHPGLMEPDHYDISATGVGVVEADDVLGPERVKPGDVIIAMGSSGLHSNGYSLARAVLLEIDRMSLAGYVEEFGRTLGEELLEPTLIYAKDCLALAAETHVRTFCHVTGGGLAGNLERVIPHGLVAEVDRGTWTPAPVFAMIAQRGRVVRQEMEKTFNMGVGMIAVVGPEDTDRALAILTARHLNCWVLGTVRKGGKDGPRATLVGRHPRF
- the purF gene encoding amidophosphoribosyltransferase; translation: MTVQQPEQDLNSPREECGVFGVWAPGEDVAKLTYYGLYALQHRGQEAAGIAVADGSQVLVFKDLGLVSQVFDEQTLAAMQGHVAIGHCRYSTTGDTTWENAQPVFRNTAAGTGVALGHNGNLVNTAALAARAREAGLIGGRCCPAPATTDSDILGALLAHGSADSTLEQAALELLPTVRGAFCLTFMDENTLYACRDPHGVRPLSLGRLDRGWVVASETAALDIVGASFVRDIEPGELLAIDADGVRSTRFANPTPKGCIFEYVYLARPDSTLAGRSVHATRLEIGRRLARECPVDADLVIGVPESGTPAAVGYAQESGIPYGQGLMKNAYVGRTFIQPSQTIRQLGIRLKLNPLKEVIRGKRLIVVDDSIVRGNTQRALVRMLREAGAVEVHVRIASPPVKWPCFYGIDFPSPAELIANAVEAEAEMLEAVRHAINADTLGYISLRGLIAATEQPASRLCTACFDGVYPIELPSESALGKNVIEQMLANAARGAGLGGLAGDEVPVGR
- a CDS encoding sterol carrier family protein, producing the protein MATRGKADPAKTRQAVLAVADWLHDETHPAPDRDALGTAVRLTARTLSALAPGSSVEVRIPPFAAVQCVSGPKHTRGTPPNVVETAPRTWLLLVTGLLTVEDAAASGELIVSGSRAREIASWLPLVNLSS
- a CDS encoding MCE family protein → MDPRTRPPYKIIGLLGLMVLALVGTGLYAQFRGAFIPKTKLTMLAPRAGLVTDPGAKVTYNGVQIGRVASISEVTRDGVPAAKLVLDVDPKYIDSIPANVGGEIKATTVFGNKYVSLTSPKIADPQHINPSMVIDATAVTTEFNTLFQTLTAIAEKVDPVKLNLTLGAAAQALSGLGDKFGAALVNGSAILDDVNPRLPMVRADIQGLAALGDVYADAAPDLWTALDQAVTTARTTNHGQAGLDAALLAAVGLGNNGSDVFGRGGPYLARGAADLVIPSQLLDEYSPEIFCTIRNYNEVGPKIRAALGFTGYSLGAASGSITGAPSPYIYPENLPRVNARGGPGGKPGCWQPITHDLWPAPFLVMDVGASVAPYNHVELGQPMFTEYVWGRQFGEYTINP